One window from the genome of Atribacterota bacterium encodes:
- a CDS encoding methyl-accepting chemotaxis protein translates to MARSIKVKLLIWFLVLAVVPLVAVTYYATVTFQKNLTRETEGRALTITKSTASALEAWMREKIGRLEKIAQLEETKALNPEVVLPLLKTFAQTDPQAEMYFFALDDGFSWTSLDSQANIADRAYFQKARETLKPQVSDMVVSKATGNKIVVIAYPVVTEGKFRGIVGMTADTATLATLVSSIKLGQTGYGYLVDSQGFIIAHPDGNLILKQKVTETKSTELNVLGQRMLQGEEGFAEVKVEGKKELVAFAPVPLSRWTVVSTVPSEEIYGQVNALRNLVIFVIIGVAVLVALLSLWVSSRMSQGISRVKDVLNEVASGNLGVNPETLKGVAEEQDEIGVLAQSSLSMIANLRQLVTSTINIASQLAASSEELSSSVEEVSKATQEIAKTMGEVAEGSTRQSEDLSTLEENARKVAEGSLKVKEATERNLELLSKMVESIGENEKALTAIEKAVVLTEEESQKAEKEAEEGKNLLTGLLSRIQSITKVAFAIRESITTLENRSQEIGKIVDLITGIAEQTNLLALNAAIEAARAGEAGRGFAVVAEEVRKLAENSAQAAGQIAHLIGEIQKDTAIAVRSAEETGREVEKGAAESQEVEAKFRGILVAVSQVHDDTEALREGVTQIKKAQEILKRSEQEVESLSQDIVSLVEAARTQIEAMQERATSVASVSEENAASSEEVSASTEEQSASLEEINSAAESLAKLAEELQNVVSQFRI, encoded by the coding sequence ATGGCACGAAGTATCAAAGTGAAACTCCTTATCTGGTTTCTTGTTCTGGCGGTGGTGCCGCTTGTGGCGGTCACCTACTATGCCACAGTGACGTTTCAGAAGAATTTAACCCGGGAAACAGAGGGACGGGCTCTCACCATTACCAAGTCCACCGCTTCGGCGCTTGAGGCCTGGATGAGGGAAAAAATTGGGCGTCTGGAGAAAATCGCTCAACTTGAGGAGACGAAAGCCCTCAACCCGGAGGTCGTTCTTCCCCTTCTCAAAACCTTCGCCCAGACTGACCCCCAGGCCGAGATGTACTTCTTCGCCCTGGATGATGGGTTTTCCTGGACGTCGCTCGATTCCCAGGCCAATATTGCCGATCGAGCGTACTTTCAAAAGGCCAGAGAGACCTTAAAGCCCCAGGTTTCGGATATGGTGGTATCGAAAGCGACGGGTAACAAAATCGTGGTGATTGCCTATCCTGTAGTTACCGAAGGAAAGTTTCGGGGTATCGTGGGCATGACTGCAGATACCGCTACTCTGGCGACCCTGGTTTCTTCCATCAAACTGGGTCAAACCGGCTATGGGTATCTGGTGGATTCCCAGGGGTTCATCATTGCCCATCCGGATGGGAATTTGATTTTGAAACAAAAGGTTACTGAAACCAAATCTACAGAACTCAACGTCCTGGGGCAGCGTATGCTTCAGGGAGAGGAGGGTTTTGCTGAGGTGAAGGTGGAAGGGAAAAAGGAATTGGTGGCTTTTGCTCCCGTTCCCCTTTCTCGCTGGACGGTGGTTTCCACAGTCCCCAGTGAGGAAATCTATGGGCAGGTGAACGCCCTGCGAAACCTCGTTATTTTCGTCATTATAGGGGTGGCGGTGCTGGTAGCCCTCCTTTCCCTGTGGGTTTCTTCCCGGATGAGTCAGGGTATCAGCCGGGTGAAGGACGTTCTCAACGAAGTCGCTTCAGGGAATCTGGGTGTGAACCCGGAGACGCTCAAAGGGGTGGCGGAGGAGCAGGATGAAATCGGGGTACTGGCTCAATCTTCTTTGTCGATGATTGCGAACCTAAGACAATTGGTCACGAGCACCATCAACATCGCTTCGCAACTGGCCGCTTCTAGCGAAGAACTCTCCTCTTCGGTGGAGGAAGTGTCTAAAGCTACCCAGGAAATCGCCAAGACCATGGGGGAGGTGGCCGAAGGGTCCACCCGACAGAGTGAAGATTTGAGTACACTGGAAGAGAACGCGCGTAAGGTTGCTGAGGGGAGTCTCAAGGTGAAAGAGGCCACCGAACGGAATCTCGAACTTCTCTCCAAAATGGTGGAGAGTATAGGGGAAAATGAAAAAGCTTTGACGGCCATCGAAAAAGCCGTAGTCCTCACCGAGGAAGAGAGCCAAAAAGCTGAGAAAGAAGCGGAAGAAGGAAAGAACCTTTTGACGGGGCTTCTATCCCGTATTCAGAGTATCACCAAAGTCGCTTTTGCCATTCGGGAAAGCATTACTACTTTAGAAAATCGCTCCCAGGAAATCGGGAAAATCGTGGACCTCATCACCGGGATTGCTGAACAGACTAACCTCTTGGCCCTCAATGCCGCCATTGAAGCCGCCCGGGCAGGAGAAGCCGGACGAGGATTTGCGGTGGTGGCCGAAGAGGTGCGCAAACTCGCCGAGAACTCAGCTCAGGCTGCTGGTCAGATTGCCCACCTCATCGGGGAAATCCAGAAGGATACCGCAATCGCGGTGCGTAGCGCCGAGGAGACAGGAAGAGAAGTCGAAAAAGGAGCTGCAGAAAGCCAGGAAGTGGAGGCCAAATTCCGGGGTATCCTCGTGGCTGTGTCTCAGGTGCACGATGATACCGAGGCTCTGCGAGAAGGAGTAACGCAGATTAAGAAAGCGCAGGAGATCCTGAAAAGGAGCGAACAGGAAGTTGAAAGTCTCTCTCAGGATATCGTGAGTCTGGTGGAAGCAGCCCGTACCCAGATCGAGGCCATGCAGGAGCGAGCGACTTCGGTGGCGTCGGTCTCGGAAGAAAACGCTGCTTCAAGTGAAGAAGTTTCAGCTTCCACAGAGGAACAGAGTGCTTCCCTGGAAGAAATCAATTCCGCGGCCGAGTCCCTAGCCAAACTGGCCGAGGAATTGCAGAATGTTGTAAGTCAGTTCAGGATATAG
- a CDS encoding AAA family ATPase produces MGTVVAVTNQKGGVGKTTTCINLGACLAERGKRVLLVDIDPQGNATSGLGINRWELKQCVYDLLINGIEAGELIYKTEVEELWLLPATIRLAGAEVELVSVPGRERKLKEGLKDWVGSFDFILIDCPPSLGLLTLNALTFAGKVLIPIQCEYYALEGLSQLMGAFTMVRNSLNPSLELLGVLLTMFDSRTNLSQQVVEEIRKAFGEKVFQVVIPRSVRLSEAPSYGKPIILYDGSSRGALAYRNLAEEVVRRNE; encoded by the coding sequence ATGGGTACGGTTGTGGCGGTCACCAATCAAAAGGGTGGTGTGGGGAAAACCACCACATGCATCAATTTAGGAGCATGCTTGGCGGAACGGGGGAAAAGGGTGCTTCTCGTGGATATTGACCCTCAGGGGAACGCCACCAGTGGTTTGGGAATCAATCGCTGGGAGCTTAAACAGTGCGTTTATGACCTTTTGATTAACGGTATCGAGGCCGGGGAGCTCATCTATAAAACTGAGGTTGAGGAACTATGGCTTCTTCCGGCGACGATTCGCCTGGCCGGTGCAGAGGTGGAACTGGTTTCCGTTCCCGGACGGGAACGGAAATTAAAGGAAGGATTAAAAGACTGGGTGGGGAGTTTTGATTTCATCCTCATTGATTGCCCTCCCTCCCTGGGATTGTTAACTCTCAACGCCCTGACTTTTGCTGGAAAGGTGCTCATTCCCATTCAGTGTGAATACTATGCGCTGGAAGGGTTAAGTCAGCTCATGGGGGCCTTCACCATGGTGCGCAACTCCCTCAACCCTTCTTTAGAGCTTTTGGGAGTGCTCCTCACCATGTTCGATTCACGGACTAACCTTTCCCAGCAGGTGGTGGAAGAGATACGAAAAGCATTCGGGGAAAAAGTATTTCAGGTAGTTATTCCCCGCAGTGTCCGTCTGAGTGAGGCGCCCAGTTACGGAAAGCCCATCATTCTTTACGATGGAAGTTCCCGGGGGGCTTTGGCCTACCGGAATCTGGCTGAGGAAGTGGTCAGGAGAAATGAATAA
- a CDS encoding ParB/RepB/Spo0J family partition protein: MNKRGLGKGLEALIPAAGVFGGKAVQEVDIDRIHPNSLQPRSQMNEERLEELAYSIQTHGILQPLLVRRLGEGFEIIAGERRWRAAKKAGLKTVPVIVEEANEEKKLEIALVENLQREDLNPLELARGIKKLMEEFSLTQDEVAQRIGKKRSTVANLLRLLDLPSSIQELIEKEQISFGHAKALLSVDSVEGQQMLAEKVVRESLSVRETERLSRTTTSDSKLVGDPVEQNVEELLTRYLATRVRVGRGKIVIEYYGLEDLKRLYSLMIPPKW, translated from the coding sequence ATGAATAAACGAGGATTGGGGAAAGGGTTAGAAGCGCTCATTCCGGCTGCAGGTGTTTTTGGCGGAAAGGCTGTTCAAGAAGTCGATATTGACCGGATTCACCCGAACTCGCTGCAACCCCGTTCTCAGATGAACGAAGAACGATTGGAAGAACTGGCGTACTCGATTCAGACTCACGGAATTTTACAGCCACTTTTGGTGCGCCGCTTGGGTGAAGGATTTGAAATTATTGCCGGGGAAAGACGGTGGAGAGCGGCTAAAAAGGCGGGACTCAAGACTGTGCCGGTGATTGTGGAGGAGGCGAATGAGGAAAAAAAGCTTGAGATAGCTTTGGTGGAGAACCTGCAGCGGGAAGACCTGAATCCTCTGGAGCTTGCTCGGGGGATTAAAAAGCTCATGGAAGAATTCTCGCTGACTCAGGATGAAGTGGCCCAGCGAATTGGAAAAAAGCGTTCTACCGTAGCCAATTTGCTGCGACTTCTGGATCTTCCCTCCTCTATCCAGGAACTGATTGAGAAGGAACAGATATCTTTTGGCCATGCCAAAGCCCTGCTTTCTGTAGATTCGGTTGAAGGACAGCAGATGCTTGCTGAAAAGGTGGTGCGGGAATCACTTTCGGTTCGGGAAACCGAGCGCCTGAGTCGAACTACCACTTCAGACTCAAAGCTGGTTGGGGATCCAGTGGAACAGAATGTGGAAGAACTCCTTACCCGGTATCTCGCTACCCGGGTAAGGGTGGGGAGGGGGAAAATTGTGATAGAATATTACGGGCTTGAAGATTTAAAACGGCTCTATTCCTTGATGATTCCACCGAAATGGTAA
- a CDS encoding peptidoglycan DD-metalloendopeptidase family protein yields the protein MPSGGKHLTIFWISPVKGQLKKLHLRWQTLVLGILILIIGIGLGIGGVLVYQAKTRKALSSTYRQLRETQQTLAVLEKQKKEQEERIKNLTQETEKALQELNAVRELDKKVRELLEKDLQSRLKKLGISLSLASTDLHPCVPVRRFLEERWENMLLGAGGPLLSSLVPLPPVGSPLTPPYDPNLHVQIKTLEDNLLWLRTEIFLRKKSLEEVIDLVHKKDRLFDTIPMRWPTWGKISSRYGWRKDPFTGQRAWHTGIDIAGPSGRNVVATAEGKVVFAGWNGNYGKCVIIRHQFGYETVYGHLSRILVSPGDAVKKNEVIGKMGSTGRSTGPHLHYEVRRYGNVINPWPHLP from the coding sequence ATGCCTTCGGGTGGAAAACATTTGACCATTTTCTGGATTAGCCCGGTAAAAGGGCAACTGAAGAAACTCCACCTTCGCTGGCAGACTCTTGTTTTGGGAATTCTTATTCTCATTATTGGCATAGGGCTTGGAATCGGTGGAGTGCTCGTCTATCAGGCGAAAACTAGAAAAGCGCTCTCTTCTACATATCGCCAGCTTCGGGAAACACAGCAAACTCTGGCAGTCCTGGAAAAACAGAAAAAGGAACAGGAGGAACGAATCAAGAACTTAACTCAGGAAACAGAGAAGGCTCTTCAGGAACTCAACGCAGTTCGGGAACTGGACAAAAAAGTTCGGGAGCTTCTTGAAAAAGATTTACAATCTCGGTTGAAAAAACTGGGTATTTCTCTGTCTCTGGCATCGACCGACTTGCATCCCTGTGTCCCTGTACGTCGTTTTCTCGAAGAGAGATGGGAAAACATGCTTCTGGGTGCAGGAGGACCGCTCTTGAGCTCTTTGGTACCGCTTCCACCAGTTGGTTCGCCCCTTACCCCGCCGTATGATCCCAATCTCCATGTGCAGATTAAAACCCTGGAAGATAACCTTTTGTGGCTTAGAACCGAAATCTTCCTGCGCAAAAAGTCTCTGGAAGAAGTCATCGATTTGGTCCACAAGAAGGATAGACTCTTTGATACCATTCCCATGCGCTGGCCCACCTGGGGTAAGATCTCCTCCCGGTATGGCTGGCGGAAGGACCCCTTTACCGGTCAAAGAGCCTGGCATACCGGAATCGATATTGCTGGACCATCGGGTCGGAACGTTGTGGCCACGGCGGAAGGGAAAGTGGTCTTTGCTGGATGGAACGGAAATTATGGAAAGTGCGTGATTATCCGGCACCAGTTTGGGTATGAAACGGTATATGGTCATCTCTCTCGAATCCTGGTCAGTCCTGGGGATGCGGTGAAGAAAAACGAGGTCATCGGCAAGATGGGAAGTACTGGGCGGAGCACTGGGCCACACCTCCATTACGAAGTGCGTCGTTATGGAAACGTGATCAATCCCTGGCCACACCTCCCGTAA
- a CDS encoding HAD family hydrolase, whose amino-acid sequence MIQAVIFDIDGTITDTNPVFLKALQKTYLEFLNQEKPLSFFYFTLGIPSPETMARLEIPKEERMRFQNHWQERIRELMPEARLFPGIIETLQTLTRMKIPLALVTSKIKEEMTYEFDHFGINHLFAVTVCADDVVHPKPAPDALLLALERLDAAKERVLFVGESIYDIKAAKNALVPFAFAQWGAIAPQEVLNLNPDYVLKTPLDLVQLVKRANLAETRGLGLHTVS is encoded by the coding sequence ATGATCCAGGCCGTTATTTTCGACATTGACGGAACCATTACTGATACCAATCCAGTTTTCTTGAAAGCACTGCAGAAAACCTATCTTGAGTTTCTGAACCAGGAAAAACCTCTCTCTTTCTTTTATTTCACATTGGGAATTCCCAGTCCTGAGACCATGGCCCGCCTCGAGATCCCCAAAGAGGAGCGGATGCGGTTCCAGAATCACTGGCAAGAGCGAATCCGGGAATTGATGCCCGAAGCCCGGCTTTTCCCGGGAATAATCGAAACACTCCAAACACTAACCAGAATGAAAATTCCCTTAGCTCTGGTCACATCCAAAATCAAAGAAGAGATGACTTATGAATTTGACCATTTTGGAATCAACCACCTCTTTGCTGTCACCGTCTGCGCTGACGATGTGGTCCATCCCAAACCTGCACCTGATGCACTCCTTCTGGCTCTGGAAAGACTTGACGCGGCCAAAGAAAGGGTCCTTTTTGTGGGAGAAAGCATCTATGACATCAAGGCCGCTAAAAATGCCTTGGTCCCCTTTGCTTTTGCCCAGTGGGGAGCAATAGCACCACAGGAAGTGCTGAACCTCAACCCCGATTATGTGTTGAAAACTCCTCTTGACCTTGTACAACTGGTGAAGAGAGCAAACCTGGCGGAGACCCGCGGACTCGGTCTCCACACTGTTTCCTGA
- a CDS encoding DUF5698 domain-containing protein, with protein MSGFDWYNLVFLPLVIFASRVADVSLGTMRIILTSRGKRNIAPFLGFAEVLLWIVVVSRLVTRSHTPLAFLGYAAGFALGNFLGIYIEEWFAVGHVIVRVILQREGEKLFQALQVAHCGVTMFDGLGSRGPVKLIFTIVRRKDLRSVITIINTICPGAFFSVEDVRNAQAGVFPAPSSPQEKRKYS; from the coding sequence TTGAGCGGTTTCGACTGGTACAACTTGGTGTTCCTACCTTTGGTCATCTTCGCTTCCCGGGTAGCCGATGTAAGCCTGGGCACCATGCGCATCATTCTCACCTCCCGGGGGAAACGAAACATCGCCCCGTTTCTGGGGTTTGCTGAAGTGCTTCTCTGGATCGTAGTGGTGAGTCGACTTGTGACCCGTTCCCACACCCCGCTTGCGTTCCTGGGGTATGCCGCTGGTTTCGCTCTGGGCAATTTCCTGGGTATTTACATTGAGGAGTGGTTTGCTGTAGGCCACGTCATTGTGCGGGTGATTTTGCAACGAGAAGGAGAAAAGCTCTTTCAAGCGCTTCAGGTAGCGCACTGTGGAGTCACTATGTTCGATGGTCTGGGTAGCCGCGGTCCGGTGAAGCTCATCTTCACCATTGTGCGTCGCAAAGACCTGCGCAGCGTCATCACCATCATCAACACGATTTGCCCCGGGGCATTTTTTTCAGTCGAGGACGTGCGCAATGCCCAGGCTGGCGTCTTTCCTGCTCCTTCATCCCCCCAGGAAAAACGGAAATATTCTTGA